A stretch of the Notamacropus eugenii isolate mMacEug1 chromosome 2, mMacEug1.pri_v2, whole genome shotgun sequence genome encodes the following:
- the LOC140522525 gene encoding uncharacterized protein: MGEEMTERRSKGSRTEPLRKLTRNNPSGGREPGAPKSQGEEWVAKQADDAEKSGLGGKLWSSLAREARSPPPETTSLPSPLATAPSNRPRHQCGFLPGAAPAGSGRRHPQAAGGAGGTRARSVEGTEDQPRVPGSPGPRPWPRPLLWARPAPPRPAPEETSSQDGSPGRARPRPQGATSAWWGSRPRVLVVSSEEPPRGAGELPPPPPPPARSWARAGSEVGGTPTAPLGHSPGRMTSPEAGGGAPEVKRMRRKWVGQRQVQPFRPKKAGRDVTERRGSAAGPRLEQSRGSWPSFSEHCARVR, translated from the exons ATGGGAGAGGAGATGACTGAAAGAAGGAGcaaagggtccaggacagagcctcTGAGAAAACTGACAAGGAATAATCCATCAGGTGGCAGAGAACCAGGGGCTCCCAAGAGCCAAGGGGAAGAGTGGGTGGCCAAGCAAGCAGATGATGCAGAGAAATCAG GCCTCGGAGGGAAGCTTTGGTCAAGTCTCGCGAGAGAAGCCCGGAGCCCCCCGCCCGAGACCACCTCCCTCCCGTCGCCCCTGGCAACGGCCCCTAGCAACCGGCCCCGGCATCAGTGCGGCTTCTTACCGGGCGCAGCCCCGGCGGGGAGCGGCCGCCGCCACCCGCAGGCCGCAGGCGGCGCGGGGGGGACGCGGGCTCGGAGCGTGGAGGGCACGGAGGACCAGCCACGGGTGCCAGGCAGCCCCGGGCCTCGGCCTTGGCCTCGGCCCCTGCTCTGggcccgccccgccccgccccgccccgccccggaAGAGACGTCATCCCAGGACGGAAGTCCAGGGCGCGCCCGGCCCCGCCCCCAGGGCGCCACGTCTGCATGGTGGGGGAGCCGCCCTCGTGTCCTCGTCGTGTCCTCGGAGGAGCCTCCCCGAGGGGCCGGGGAACTCCcgccgcctccgccgccgccggCCCGGTCCTGGGCCCGCGCCGGAAGTGAGGTGGGCGGGACCCCCACGGCGCCGCTGGGCCACTCGCCCGGCCGCATGACGTCACCAGAAGCTGGAGGGGGCGCGCCGGAAGTGAAGCGGATGCGCCGGAAGTGGGTGGGGCAGCGGCAAGTGCAGCCGTTCAGACCAAAGAAAGCCGGCCGGGACGTGACTGAGAGGAGAGGCTCGGCGGCGGGTCCGAGGCTGGAGCAGTCCCGCGGTTCTTGGCCTTCGTTCTCAGAACACTGTGCTAGAGTGCGGTGA